In Aphanothece sacrum FPU1, a single genomic region encodes these proteins:
- a CDS encoding ABC transporter permease yields the protein MTKVSENVWQLAWGRFCCDRLAIVGLTLLIIIILAIVIGPFVYTIPIDAIDFTQAAAPPSRQHLLGTNDLGQDQLARVLFGGRISLSVAISAMIVAIALGTTIGAIAGFYGGLVDNLLMRLTDLFLSLPQLPLLLLVVYLFRDSLKAIAGPELGIFGLVVIVIGGLNWMSVARLVRGNVLKLKEMEFMSAATALGATPSRLISVHLLPNVLSVIIVAATLAVGNGIITESTLSFLGLGFPPDVPTWGQMLFQAKDYLTTAPHMALFPGLAIFLSVLSINYIGDGLRDALDPKTSRS from the coding sequence ATGACAAAAGTATCTGAGAATGTCTGGCAACTTGCTTGGGGGAGATTTTGCTGCGATCGCTTAGCCATTGTAGGACTTACCCTCCTAATCATCATTATTCTCGCTATTGTGATCGGGCCCTTTGTTTATACAATACCAATTGATGCCATAGATTTTACGCAAGCGGCCGCACCACCAAGTAGACAACATCTCTTAGGAACTAATGATCTTGGACAAGATCAACTAGCTAGGGTGTTGTTTGGGGGACGCATTTCCTTAAGTGTCGCTATTAGCGCGATGATAGTCGCTATTGCGTTAGGAACCACTATCGGTGCGATCGCCGGATTTTATGGGGGGTTAGTAGATAATTTATTAATGCGCTTAACGGATTTATTTTTGTCCCTACCTCAATTACCCTTATTACTATTGGTAGTTTATTTATTTCGGGATAGTCTAAAAGCGATCGCGGGGCCAGAATTGGGTATCTTTGGATTAGTTGTAATTGTCATTGGAGGACTTAACTGGATGTCGGTAGCGCGACTGGTAAGAGGAAATGTGTTAAAACTCAAGGAAATGGAGTTTATGAGCGCAGCAACAGCCTTAGGAGCAACTCCAAGTCGGTTGATCTCGGTTCATTTATTGCCGAATGTTTTGAGTGTAATTATTGTAGCGGCCACCTTAGCGGTAGGAAATGGGATTATTACAGAATCTACCCTAAGTTTTTTAGGATTAGGATTTCCCCCTGATGTACCAACCTGGGGACAAATGCTGTTTCAGGCCAAAGATTATTTAACCACGGCCCCCCATATGGCCTTATTTCCAGGATTAGCCATCTTTCTGAGTGTGTTAAGCATCAATTATATTGGAGATGGTTTACGAGATGCCCTTGATCCAAAAACGAGTCGATCCTGA
- a CDS encoding DegT/DnrJ/EryC1/StrS family aminotransferase, with translation MTSLKTVPFVDLKIQHEPLHKEIDQAIQTVIQRGDFVLGQALREFESAFAQACGVEYGVGVASGTDAITLGLKACGIGSGDEVLVPANTFIATVIGVLQAGATPILVDCDPETALIDLNQAAKVVTTKTKGIVPVHLYGQMVSPRALLDFAGAYNLIIVEDAAQAHLGQREGYYAGSVGSVGAFSFYPSKNLGAFGNGGIVVTRDEDIAKTLRSLRNYGAPSKYYHTELGINSRLDTIQAGILQVKLPHLSQWNQLRNEAAKQYDELLKPLENKGIVPIKNYSEEGHVYHLYVIRIGQEFPFNREKVQDLLGNKGIQTGIHYPIPCHLQPAYKALGYQLGDFPNAEDLCQQILSLPMYPGLSTEQIEWVGSQISLL, from the coding sequence ATGACTTCCTTAAAAACAGTACCTTTTGTTGACTTGAAGATCCAACATGAACCCCTTCACAAAGAAATTGACCAAGCGATACAAACCGTAATACAACGGGGAGATTTTGTTTTAGGCCAAGCATTACGAGAGTTTGAGAGTGCTTTTGCTCAAGCTTGTGGGGTAGAGTATGGGGTAGGGGTTGCTTCAGGAACTGATGCGATCACCTTGGGATTAAAAGCTTGTGGTATAGGTTCAGGGGATGAGGTGTTAGTCCCTGCTAATACATTCATTGCTACGGTAATCGGAGTCTTACAAGCAGGAGCAACTCCAATTTTAGTCGATTGTGACCCCGAAACGGCTCTGATTGACTTAAATCAGGCGGCTAAAGTAGTGACGACAAAAACTAAGGGTATTGTTCCCGTTCATCTTTATGGACAAATGGTTTCCCCCAGAGCGTTATTAGACTTTGCGGGGGCTTATAATTTAATTATTGTCGAAGATGCGGCTCAAGCTCATTTAGGGCAACGAGAAGGCTATTATGCGGGTTCTGTGGGTAGTGTGGGGGCCTTTAGTTTCTATCCGAGTAAGAATCTGGGTGCTTTTGGGAATGGGGGGATAGTGGTAACTCGTGATGAGGACATTGCCAAAACCCTGCGTAGTTTGCGTAATTATGGCGCACCGAGTAAATATTATCATACGGAATTGGGAATTAATAGCCGTTTAGATACAATTCAAGCAGGGATTCTTCAGGTTAAATTACCCCATCTTTCCCAATGGAATCAATTACGAAATGAGGCGGCAAAACAGTATGATGAGTTGTTGAAACCTTTAGAAAATAAAGGTATTGTTCCCATTAAAAATTATAGTGAGGAAGGTCATGTTTATCATCTTTATGTAATTCGTATTGGACAAGAGTTTCCTTTCAATCGAGAAAAGGTTCAAGACTTATTAGGAAACAAAGGAATTCAAACGGGTATTCATTATCCTATTCCTTGTCATTTACAACCTGCTTATAAAGCATTAGGCTATCAATTGGGAGATTTTCCCAACGCTGAAGATCTTTGTCAACAAATTTTATCTTTGCCTATGTATCCTGGATTAAGTACAGAACAAATAGAATGGGTTGGGTCACAAATTTCATTACTTTAA
- a CDS encoding DUF427 domain-containing protein, translating into MKPNPIPPQPGQESVWDYPRPAILEDTNKHLKIICNSVVLAETTRGKRVLETSHPPVYYIPSEDIKLEHLIETPRKTWCEWKGWCSYYDVSVGEKYINNAAWRYFEPTSNFINLQEYYSFYASLMDACYVNDELVKPQSGDFYGGWITNNIVGPFKGEPGTNWW; encoded by the coding sequence ATGAAACCAAATCCTATACCCCCACAACCAGGTCAAGAATCTGTTTGGGATTATCCCCGTCCTGCTATTTTAGAAGATACAAATAAACATCTGAAAATAATCTGTAATAGTGTTGTTTTGGCAGAAACAACTAGAGGCAAAAGAGTATTAGAAACCAGTCATCCACCTGTTTATTATATTCCTTCTGAAGATATTAAGTTAGAACACTTGATAGAAACACCTAGAAAAACTTGGTGTGAATGGAAAGGTTGGTGTAGTTATTACGATGTTTCTGTCGGTGAGAAATATATAAATAATGCTGCTTGGCGATATTTTGAGCCAACATCCAATTTTATTAATCTTCAAGAATACTATAGTTTTTATGCTAGTTTAATGGATGCTTGTTATGTCAATGATGAGTTAGTAAAACCTCAATCAGGGGATTTTTATGGGGGATGGATTACAAATAATATTGTTGGGCCATTTAAAGGGGAACCAGGAACAAATTGGTGGTAA
- a CDS encoding exopolysaccharide transport family protein, with amino-acid sequence MVPPIVKRFLISFGQNYWLGFLTFIASSAIAGVVAFQPPAQPPKPTYKAIGQLTFSEPPPAFTSTGSQLQQEGRAVSKNTLLSERVLKGVMEKLQLTQEEIYEIRQKTLQITFPGQEENKDKKTETPQSQVIVLEYTDKQSPTKATLILETFMKEMVDYSRWVNTSELRGKIEALSKRLSQVQKELRAAENKFYRYISQQGSDLLAIQDGSLFSGITGSQQRQRELQLSLQEIEGRINSLINQLGLTPEQAYTSVALSADPILANLRARILQTEIEFERRQIDLRPEHPVIVKLLKEKKANESLLQQRAKELIGSRDLTPIPLSQIRQDSSLDPGRQQLASQLLVLQTERAGLIKQLQSIVKTEQQLRQQYEKFPDKQLQQAGLVQAVEFQRIVYQNILTALVDAQAAEAETVGSLTVAFPATYQPAPPWQPENRSRTLIILAGAGIGIVGGAGVILLLALLDDRLHSPQELRDALADREVPILGQLPFIYRSLVQEDQSPILLEGESGDLSFYERLRSNLRRLVSDTSKVILITSITNEEGKSVTAYNLAIASAQAGKRTLLVEADLRSPSKVQWLQITPDPEASIEPLRYYAARTDAISLVPAIANLYVLPSPGPQRQAAAIIESSELQLLLKDARGRFDMVIVDSPSLSRCNDALLIESLTDGLLLVTRPGLTRSSLLNEAIDQLSEAEVPVLGAVINGVENLEVPSTIPLEPIGVDSELSTQEKVVEQKKVGVRAGL; translated from the coding sequence ATGGTTCCCCCTATTGTTAAACGATTTCTTATTTCTTTTGGGCAAAATTACTGGCTCGGTTTTTTAACCTTTATCGCTTCTTCTGCGATCGCTGGAGTAGTTGCCTTTCAGCCTCCTGCCCAACCTCCTAAACCCACTTATAAAGCTATCGGTCAATTAACTTTTAGTGAACCACCACCGGCCTTTACTAGCACTGGTAGCCAGTTACAACAAGAAGGACGGGCCGTGAGTAAGAATACGCTTTTATCTGAGCGAGTTCTTAAGGGGGTCATGGAAAAATTACAACTAACCCAAGAAGAAATCTACGAGATTCGTCAGAAAACACTCCAGATAACTTTTCCAGGACAAGAAGAAAATAAAGACAAAAAAACCGAAACTCCCCAATCTCAAGTAATTGTACTCGAATATACGGACAAACAATCTCCCACAAAAGCCACCTTAATTTTAGAAACCTTTATGAAGGAAATGGTGGATTACAGTCGCTGGGTAAATACTTCAGAATTAAGGGGAAAAATTGAGGCTCTTAGTAAACGTCTTTCCCAAGTTCAAAAAGAGTTAAGAGCAGCCGAAAATAAATTCTATCGTTATATTTCTCAACAAGGCTCAGACTTATTAGCTATTCAAGATGGCAGTTTATTTAGTGGTATTACGGGTTCCCAACAACGGCAAAGAGAACTTCAATTAAGTCTACAAGAAATTGAAGGTCGTATTAATAGTTTAATTAATCAATTGGGATTGACTCCTGAACAAGCTTATACCTCTGTTGCTCTGAGTGCTGATCCGATTTTGGCGAATTTACGGGCCAGAATTCTGCAAACAGAAATCGAATTTGAACGTAGACAAATAGATTTGCGGCCAGAACACCCTGTCATTGTTAAGTTGCTCAAAGAAAAAAAAGCTAATGAAAGTCTTCTACAACAACGGGCTAAAGAATTGATAGGGAGCAGAGATTTAACTCCCATTCCTCTTAGTCAAATTCGTCAAGATAGTAGTCTTGATCCTGGAAGACAACAGTTAGCTAGTCAGCTATTAGTGTTACAAACAGAACGAGCAGGGTTAATTAAACAACTCCAATCTATTGTTAAAACAGAACAACAATTACGTCAGCAATATGAAAAATTCCCTGATAAGCAATTACAACAAGCAGGTTTAGTACAAGCGGTTGAATTTCAACGGATCGTTTATCAGAATATTTTAACGGCCCTGGTGGATGCTCAAGCAGCAGAAGCCGAAACTGTCGGCAGTTTAACTGTGGCTTTTCCGGCAACCTATCAGCCAGCACCTCCTTGGCAACCAGAGAACAGAAGCCGGACTTTGATTATTTTGGCAGGTGCTGGTATTGGTATTGTGGGCGGTGCTGGAGTCATCCTCTTATTAGCTTTACTTGACGATCGTTTACATAGCCCTCAAGAATTACGAGATGCGCTCGCAGATCGGGAAGTGCCGATATTGGGACAATTGCCCTTTATCTATCGTTCTTTAGTGCAGGAAGACCAAAGCCCGATTTTACTCGAAGGAGAATCAGGAGATCTCAGTTTTTACGAACGCTTACGCAGTAATTTACGTCGTCTTGTCTCAGATACCTCTAAGGTTATTTTGATCACCAGTATTACCAATGAGGAAGGCAAAAGCGTCACCGCTTATAATTTAGCAATCGCCTCTGCTCAGGCCGGAAAACGGACTTTACTCGTAGAAGCTGATCTGCGCTCCCCATCTAAAGTCCAATGGCTCCAAATTACCCCAGATCCTGAAGCTAGTATCGAACCTTTACGTTATTATGCGGCTCGTACTGATGCCATTAGTTTAGTCCCGGCGATCGCCAATTTATATGTGTTACCGAGTCCTGGCCCCCAAAGACAAGCGGCGGCTATTATAGAGTCTAGCGAACTCCAATTATTACTCAAAGACGCGCGGGGACGCTTTGATATGGTGATTGTTGATAGTCCCTCCCTTTCTCGTTGTAATGATGCCCTCTTAATTGAATCTCTAACGGATGGGTTACTGTTAGTAACACGGCCAGGGCTGACTCGTTCGAGCTTATTAAATGAAGCGATCGATCAGCTATCAGAAGCAGAGGTTCCTGTCTTGGGGGCGGTGATTAATGGAGTTGAAAATCTAGAAGTTCCTAGTACCATTCCCTTAGAACCTATTGGAGTTGATTCTGAGCTATCCACTCAAGAAAAAGTTGTTGAGCAAAAGAAGGTAGGGGTAAGAGCGGGTTTGTGA
- a CDS encoding alkaline phosphatase family protein — MSMLKKPVIAIGLDAAEPSLVEKWMEQGYLKNLSKLREKGIYGRLQNFDDSNVETAWTTFATGCSPQKTGFWAHMGLCEGTYNFETIAAYKFEEYPAFYSLGPDYRVATFDVPQVRLTDKINGVQVAAWGAHSPQVDSGSLPETLWQELIDKHGASPSLHKDYAVCLDLKSTLKIVERLKTSILRQSANCQDLLQREDWDLFLTVFNTPHAGGHLLWQLSQPDHPLYEALHSQVGYDPLLMLFQLMDEAIGEIVAKAPDNAHVVIFSAHGMGPATIDLPTFVALPEFLYRFNFPGQYALGYSKISDPLPPPVTKMKCNYWERHIWGTKYDTNPLRRFLRRELHNRIFKIIEPWLEKSDEPDLISPWELMRRGERVIPWNPTQWYKLLWPSMKAFALPSFAEGYIRINLKGREPQGIVEPSEYHALCDELCEKLYALKDARKGIPMVKKIVRTRENPCERHPKLPDPDLIVVWQDDYATDVIDSPDYGRCGPLPPYRAGSHRPEGMILAYGPEIEPGTSLSQGHVLDLAPTILSLMDAPIPEYLEGKPLAIRKNLALSK, encoded by the coding sequence ATGTCAATGCTTAAAAAACCTGTAATTGCCATTGGACTAGATGCGGCTGAACCTTCTTTAGTCGAAAAATGGATGGAACAAGGATATTTAAAAAATTTATCTAAATTACGAGAAAAAGGAATTTACGGCAGACTGCAGAATTTTGATGATTCCAATGTAGAAACCGCTTGGACTACCTTTGCTACAGGTTGTTCCCCGCAAAAAACAGGGTTTTGGGCGCATATGGGACTGTGTGAAGGCACTTATAACTTTGAAACCATTGCCGCTTATAAATTTGAAGAATATCCCGCTTTTTACTCATTAGGGCCAGATTATCGAGTCGCTACCTTTGATGTACCTCAAGTTAGGTTAACTGATAAAATTAATGGAGTGCAAGTTGCTGCTTGGGGGGCCCATTCTCCTCAAGTTGACAGTGGATCTTTACCTGAAACCCTATGGCAAGAATTAATTGACAAACATGGTGCAAGTCCGTCCCTACATAAAGATTATGCCGTTTGTTTGGATCTCAAATCCACTTTAAAAATAGTAGAACGATTAAAAACCAGTATTCTGCGACAATCGGCCAATTGTCAAGATTTATTGCAACGAGAAGATTGGGACTTATTTTTAACCGTTTTTAATACGCCTCATGCTGGGGGCCATTTATTATGGCAACTAAGTCAACCGGATCATCCTTTATACGAAGCGTTGCATTCTCAGGTAGGATATGACCCCTTATTGATGCTATTCCAACTCATGGACGAAGCTATTGGGGAGATTGTAGCCAAAGCCCCTGATAATGCTCATGTGGTGATATTTTCGGCTCATGGGATGGGGCCAGCGACCATTGATTTACCAACATTTGTGGCATTGCCTGAGTTTCTTTATCGCTTCAATTTTCCTGGCCAATACGCCCTTGGTTATAGTAAGATTTCCGACCCCTTACCCCCTCCTGTAACTAAGATGAAATGTAATTACTGGGAACGGCATATTTGGGGGACAAAATATGATACTAATCCTTTGAGACGGTTTCTGCGACGAGAATTACACAACCGAATTTTTAAGATCATAGAACCCTGGCTCGAAAAAAGTGACGAACCTGATTTAATTTCCCCTTGGGAACTGATGCGACGAGGAGAAAGGGTGATCCCTTGGAATCCGACCCAATGGTACAAACTTTTATGGCCATCGATGAAAGCCTTTGCTTTACCAAGTTTTGCCGAAGGGTATATCCGCATTAACCTCAAAGGAAGAGAACCGCAAGGAATTGTAGAACCCTCAGAATATCATGCCTTGTGTGATGAGCTATGTGAGAAGCTATATGCTCTTAAAGATGCTCGAAAAGGCATTCCTATGGTCAAAAAGATTGTCCGTACGCGAGAAAATCCCTGTGAGCGTCATCCTAAGCTACCTGATCCAGATTTAATTGTAGTTTGGCAAGATGATTATGCCACAGATGTGATAGATAGTCCTGATTATGGTCGATGTGGCCCCTTACCTCCCTATCGAGCAGGGAGTCATCGTCCTGAAGGAATGATTCTGGCCTATGGACCAGAAATTGAGCCAGGAACAAGTTTATCTCAAGGTCACGTTCTCGATCTGGCTCCAACTATCCTATCTTTAATGGATGCTCCTATTCCTGAGTATTTAGAGGGTAAACCCCTAGCTATTAGGAAGAATTTGGCACTAAGTAAGTAG
- the crtB gene encoding cyanoexosortase B, protein MQITQKLRPLIEKELGNVLIIGCLTLMYAPILLHWVDGWLNKNINTEHEYFSHGLIGLPYAAYLVFNQNSKEWENLDNKIHPLGGFLLGVGIVFYITGSIELVNLSFPIILGGILLWLKGMPGLKLNSFPLLLVLLATPNSIPYLLTPYTLPLQKFIAGAAGFILMQFGANVNVDGIYLYVNNIPVEVAPYCAGLKMLFTGLYVSLLLLHWSGKIDDKKRVISLSISAVFISVITNIIRNSLLAMFHGTGNKQAFDSLHEGTGGDIYSVIMLGIIVGVNWLMDKISIKSQESLELERENSHE, encoded by the coding sequence ATGCAAATTACTCAAAAACTGCGACCATTGATTGAGAAAGAACTAGGTAATGTTTTGATTATTGGGTGTCTTACCTTGATGTATGCGCCTATTTTGCTTCACTGGGTTGATGGCTGGCTCAATAAAAATATTAACACTGAGCATGAATATTTTAGTCATGGATTAATTGGCTTGCCTTATGCTGCTTATTTAGTGTTTAATCAAAATAGTAAAGAATGGGAAAACTTAGATAATAAAATTCATCCTCTGGGAGGTTTTTTGTTGGGGGTGGGGATAGTCTTTTATATTACGGGTTCCATTGAGTTAGTGAATTTATCTTTCCCGATTATTTTGGGGGGAATTTTATTATGGCTTAAAGGAATGCCAGGCTTGAAATTGAATAGTTTTCCCTTATTATTGGTGCTTTTGGCGACTCCCAATTCTATTCCTTATCTGCTTACCCCTTATACCTTACCGTTGCAAAAATTTATTGCAGGAGCGGCAGGATTTATTTTAATGCAATTTGGAGCAAATGTTAATGTTGATGGAATTTATTTATATGTCAATAATATTCCGGTTGAAGTAGCTCCCTATTGTGCTGGATTAAAAATGCTATTTACTGGCTTATATGTCTCTCTTTTATTGTTACATTGGTCAGGTAAAATAGATGATAAAAAAAGGGTAATTTCTCTATCAATAAGTGCCGTATTTATTAGTGTAATCACCAATATTATCCGTAATTCTTTATTGGCCATGTTTCATGGAACAGGAAATAAACAGGCATTTGATTCCTTACATGAAGGAACAGGAGGAGACATTTATTCTGTGATCATGTTAGGCATTATTGTTGGTGTAAATTGGCTGATGGATAAAATTTCCATAAAATCTCAAGAAAGTCTGGAGTTAGAGAGGGAAAATTCCCATGAATAA
- a CDS encoding cyanoexosortase B system-associated protein, whose product MNKLKYRVNLSRVGLKMTKGILPSQIIILCLLTLAITIAAVPGYLSGKWTWKDQPQVTQIKEIASIRKTSLPLEGWKTLTQKEIVIGGNQWSMQIIEKPEQDPVTLLLMPQDYYKNHPQVEWVDIQGLEKWKTDSHTTLKFKTGEKENNEVTAHFFKGWNNQTFAVVQWYAWPNGGNFAPAQWFWVDQKAQLKRQRVPWVGVSVKIPIEPLSELKDVEPLAKSLAQTIQATLDKNIFQR is encoded by the coding sequence ATGAATAAACTAAAATATAGAGTAAATTTATCAAGAGTCGGGTTGAAAATGACAAAAGGGATTTTACCATCTCAAATAATTATTTTATGCCTACTAACTTTAGCAATAACCATAGCTGCTGTTCCTGGATATTTAAGCGGAAAATGGACTTGGAAAGATCAGCCTCAAGTGACACAAATTAAGGAAATTGCTAGTATTCGCAAAACCAGTTTACCCTTAGAAGGATGGAAAACTCTAACCCAAAAAGAAATAGTCATAGGAGGAAATCAATGGTCAATGCAGATTATTGAAAAACCCGAACAAGATCCGGTTACTTTATTATTAATGCCCCAAGATTACTACAAAAATCATCCTCAAGTAGAGTGGGTAGATATTCAGGGACTAGAAAAATGGAAAACAGACTCCCATACAACTTTAAAATTTAAGACAGGAGAGAAAGAAAATAATGAAGTAACGGCTCATTTTTTTAAAGGTTGGAATAATCAGACCTTTGCTGTAGTCCAGTGGTACGCTTGGCCGAATGGGGGAAATTTTGCACCTGCTCAATGGTTTTGGGTGGATCAAAAGGCCCAACTAAAGAGACAAAGAGTTCCTTGGGTAGGGGTTTCGGTGAAAATTCCTATTGAACCGCTTAGTGAATTAAAAGACGTAGAACCCTTAGCAAAATCCCTAGCTCAAACAATACAAGCTACCCTAGATAAAAATATCTTCCAACGATAA
- a CDS encoding SDR family oxidoreductase produces the protein MMKDLENKVALVTGGSSGIGRATALAFAQQGAKVVVAARRIQEGEETIKLIKEIGGEGIFIATDITQEAQIKALIEQTVFHYGRLDCAFNNAGVAVGNPLLEETEENYYKVFDLNVKGVFLCLKYQVAQMLKNGGGAIVNCSSILGVVGLAPVCLLYTASKHAVLGLTKSAALEFATANIRINAVSPGVIETEMSRPMLAFPFYQEFIAKHPMKRVGKVEEVANMVVFLCSDKASFITGENIAIDGGFLAQ, from the coding sequence ATGATGAAAGATCTAGAAAATAAAGTCGCTTTAGTCACCGGAGGAAGTTCAGGAATTGGCCGAGCAACTGCCCTTGCTTTTGCTCAACAAGGGGCTAAAGTTGTAGTTGCTGCCCGTCGTATTCAAGAAGGCGAAGAAACGATTAAATTAATTAAAGAAATAGGAGGAGAAGGAATTTTTATTGCCACAGATATTACTCAAGAAGCACAAATCAAAGCCTTAATTGAGCAAACAGTTTTCCACTATGGTAGATTAGATTGTGCCTTTAATAATGCAGGGGTTGCTGTGGGGAATCCTCTACTAGAAGAAACCGAAGAAAACTATTATAAAGTCTTTGATCTCAATGTTAAAGGAGTCTTTCTTTGTCTCAAATATCAAGTCGCTCAAATGTTAAAAAATGGAGGTGGGGCAATTGTTAATTGTTCCTCTATTTTGGGAGTTGTGGGATTAGCACCAGTTTGTCTATTATATACAGCTAGTAAACACGCTGTATTAGGATTAACTAAGTCGGCCGCCTTAGAATTTGCCACCGCCAATATTCGCATTAATGCCGTGTCTCCTGGTGTGATTGAAACAGAAATGTCTCGTCCAATGTTAGCCTTTCCTTTTTATCAAGAATTTATCGCTAAACATCCTATGAAAAGAGTTGGAAAAGTTGAAGAAGTGGCTAATATGGTCGTCTTTCTCTGCTCTGATAAAGCCTCTTTTATTACTGGAGAAAATATTGCGATCGATGGAGGGTTTCTTGCTCAATAA
- a CDS encoding polysaccharide biosynthesis/export family protein, with amino-acid sequence MISLLYGFSTGIGLWSVLEGISANPSLGVERLISQSVPQTFRESDIPPENSAPPLFDVDTSEQFNLYRLAIGDSISVSVRDFPEFSFGTLIDPEGQIRVPFLGKISIVGLTLDEVETKVAYELGQRYLQEDPEVIAVLTEPRPVQLTILGEINRPGYYFFGPGVSLNNVLVGVGGSTPLADLRSVIIRRRLVDGTVLEERVDLYTPLIQGKRLPDFRLQGGDTIIVSKLQIDQKDYDQTLIARTTLAQPSITIRVLVPSEPAGLAIRNLTLPNGSTFLDAVANLPPIIPLYSKEEVTLLRFDPEQGKVVSQGLNPIKTVENLDSTQYVTLRNEDVIIVSRTLLGKVLAAFNVITRPIRDLLGFTNFVSNLADFSPGDGFGGNNNNNNNN; translated from the coding sequence ATGATTTCTCTGTTGTATGGGTTTTCGACGGGGATAGGTTTATGGAGTGTATTAGAGGGGATTTCAGCAAATCCTAGCTTAGGGGTTGAAAGGTTAATTTCTCAGTCTGTACCCCAAACCTTTAGAGAGTCAGATATACCACCTGAAAACTCTGCCCCTCCTCTGTTTGATGTGGATACTTCCGAACAGTTTAATTTGTATCGGTTAGCAATTGGGGATAGTATTAGTGTCAGTGTGCGTGATTTTCCTGAATTTAGCTTTGGTACCCTGATTGATCCTGAAGGTCAAATTCGAGTCCCCTTCTTAGGGAAAATTTCGATTGTGGGACTAACTCTTGATGAAGTAGAAACCAAGGTTGCTTATGAATTAGGACAACGTTATCTTCAAGAAGATCCTGAAGTGATCGCCGTATTGACTGAACCTCGTCCTGTACAACTGACGATATTAGGGGAAATTAATCGTCCGGGTTACTATTTCTTTGGCCCAGGAGTCAGCTTAAATAACGTTTTAGTCGGAGTCGGAGGCAGTACCCCCCTAGCTGATTTACGTTCAGTCATCATCCGTCGTCGTTTGGTAGATGGAACTGTTCTCGAAGAAAGAGTTGACTTATATACCCCTCTAATTCAAGGGAAACGCCTACCAGATTTTCGCTTACAGGGAGGGGATACCATCATTGTTTCTAAACTACAAATTGATCAAAAAGATTATGATCAGACTTTAATTGCTCGTACAACCCTAGCTCAACCATCTATTACCATTCGGGTATTAGTACCTAGTGAACCGGCCGGATTAGCCATTCGTAATCTAACACTTCCTAATGGTAGTACCTTCCTCGATGCAGTGGCTAATTTACCGCCAATTATTCCCTTATATAGCAAAGAAGAAGTTACCTTACTGCGATTTGATCCTGAACAGGGTAAAGTAGTCAGTCAGGGACTTAATCCTATTAAGACGGTGGAAAATTTGGACTCGACTCAATATGTTACTTTACGTAACGAAGATGTGATTATTGTCAGTCGTACCCTATTAGGCAAGGTATTAGCTGCTTTCAATGTTATTACTCGGCCTATTCGGGATCTTTTAGGGTTTACTAACTTTGTTTCTAATCTGGCTGATTTTAGCCCTGGTGATGGTTTTGGTGGTAATAATAATAATAATAACAATAACTAA